Proteins encoded together in one Balaenoptera ricei isolate mBalRic1 chromosome 2, mBalRic1.hap2, whole genome shotgun sequence window:
- the LOC132360439 gene encoding C2 calcium-dependent domain-containing protein 4A-like has product MWCLERLRLGPEHLLRGRNRLFQDQAGRATALRPARCANVLTPDRIPEFCIPPRLAPCPTLAAIRDTRREEAGTDDGAGRTDWDPRSQAALSLPHLPRARTAYGFCALLESPHTRRRESLFLGGPGAVPLLPALRPRARTFGGGGEDAPLKPPGRSLIAPPAALGSPRPPPVALAPRHRGRRLLRAPERLLRCALRAQRSSGLARARSVSSRDGDDDDERGAGSRSPAQAPATSPPPPPDPRPERLEAEGTVTLDRAGDALRLAAEYSRDSGRLRVRLLRTEGPAGGAAEPRAPVGCRVSFVLQPPGQTRRPRGAEVRRSRRAVLEQDLCLDGLSEDEVRRLAVRVKAENRGRGLERDRLLGQGELLLGPLLLL; this is encoded by the coding sequence ATGTGGTGCCTGGAGCGGCTCCGCTTGGGACCCGAGCACCTCCTGCGGGGCAGAAACAGGCTTTTCCAGGATCAGGCCGGCCGAGCCACTGCTCTCAGGCCCGCCCGGTGCGCAAACGTGCTCACCCCGGACCGCATCCCCGAGTTCTGCATCCCCCCGCGACTCGCGCCCTGCCCGACCCTGGCTGCGATCCGAGACACCAGGCGCGAAGAAGCAGGGACAGACGACGGCGCGGGGCGCACGGACTGGGACCCACGCTCGCAGGCCGCGCTCTCGCTGCCTCACCTGCCCCGAGCGCGCACCGCCTATGGCTTCTGCGCGCTGCTCGAGAGCCCGCACACCCGCCGCAGGGAGTCACTCTTCCTCGGGGGCCCGGGGGCCGTCCCGCTCCTGCCCGCGCTCCGCCCCCGGGCCCGCACCttcggcggcggcggcgaagACGCCCCCCTCAAGCCCCCGGGAAGATCCCTTATTGCGCCCCCGGCGGCCCTcggcagcccccgcccgcccccggtTGCGCTCGCCCCGCGGCACCGCGGCCGCCGCCTCCTGCGCGCTCCCGAGAGGCTGCTGCGCTGCGCACTGCGGGCCCAGAGGAGCAGCGGCCTGGCCCGCGCCCGCTCCGTCTCCAGCCGGGACGGGGACGACGACGACGAGCGCGGCGCCGGCTCCCGGTCCCCGGCTCAGGCCCCCGCCACGTCCCCTCCGCCGCCCCCCGACCCGCGACCCGAGCGCCTGGAGGCCGAGGGCACCGTGACTTTGGACCGCGCCGGCGACGCCCTGCGCCTGGCCGCCGAGTACAGTCGGGACAGCGGGCGCCTCCGCGTCCGGCTGCTCCGCACCGAGGGCCCGGCCGGAGGGGCCGCCGAGCCCCGCGCCCCCGTCGGCTGCCGCGTCAGCTTCGTCCTGCAGCCGCCGGGCCAGACGCGCCGGCCGCGGGGCGCCGAGGTCCGGCGGAGCCGCCGGGCGGTCTTGGAGCAGGACTTGTGCTTGGACGGGCTCTCGGAGGACGAGGTGCGCCGCCTGGCCGTGCGCGTCAAGGCCGAGAACCGAGGCCGCGGGCTGGAGCGGGACCGCCTGCTGGGCCAGGGCGAGCTGCTGCTGGGCCCCCTCCTGCTCCTCTGA